The following proteins are encoded in a genomic region of Amphiura filiformis chromosome 18, Afil_fr2py, whole genome shotgun sequence:
- the LOC140139170 gene encoding uncharacterized protein, whose amino-acid sequence MNVTFMKNPPDSAPVQMYSENLAIVDKVKILGVTISSDLKWDLHLSQVKRKASNKLYMLKVLKKFSLSVDDLITIYRCYVRPLLEYAVPVWNAGITESQVLMLERVQKRALRIILGPDYLSYDHALELCNLTSLQERRKMLCVKFAMDMYKSDEFSAWLPLKVKDKVQYSLRNANHFNKIKCRTNRFQISAIPYFVDLLNELM is encoded by the coding sequence ATGAATGTTACCTTTATGAAGAACCCACCAGACAGTGCACCTGTTCAAATGTATTCCGAGAATTTGGCAATTGTGGACAAAGTGAAAATTTTAGGTGTTACAATTTCTTCCGACTTGAAATGGGATCTTCATTTGTCTCAAGTCAAGCGTAAGGCTAGCAATAAGTTGTACATGCTTAAAGTGCTTAAGAAATTCAGCCTTTCTGTTGATGATTTGATTACTATTTACAGATGTTATGTGCGGCCTTTATTAGAGTATGCCGTACCTGTGTGGAATGCAGGAATAACCGAATCTCAGGTCTTAATGCTAGAGAGGGTGCAAAAAAGAGCCCTCAGGATCATTCTTGGTCCAGATTATCTGTCGTATGACCATGCTCTTGAACTGTGCAACCTCACCAGCCTTCAGGAAAGGCGTAAAATGCTGTGTGTTAAATTTGCCATGGATATGTACAAGTCAGATGAGTTCAGTGCCTGGTTGCCTTTAAAAGTCAAAGATAAAGTGCAATATTCTCTGAGAAATGCAAACCATTTTAACAAAATCAAGTGCAGAACCAATCGGTTTCAAATTAGTGCAATTCCTTATTTTGTCGATTTGCTCAATGAACTCATGTAA